The following are encoded together in the Parambassis ranga chromosome 20, fParRan2.1, whole genome shotgun sequence genome:
- the arhgap29a gene encoding rho GTPase-activating protein 29 isoform X1 yields the protein MLAAMLRQSTGGGSGGSGGGGGGGGGGSSGTKLSLGISRLSSSSLGSSGSARAAKSGSVSSDNADVPASDPHYIMQLVSDVRKFADVLLQLKEVFNSKEHQDCLHHAVHERLGELLRVLKAIISKHQSLNSVDILSTAGTVIATVKGVNFKEVNEENKQKLFGEIYTAIDTLAFTFGNVVSDFLMGDVENGSVLGLPLTKRSRSFENLSVESGGSGPEKDDPPPGPSPPVRAEEVDRTLQRQDSGVESALLYAKAWSKYTKELLAWVEKRLSMDIECAKSYAKMAETAKSLASQQEFMPFREIYMTAFKHDIEYSQLVLHTAAVLQSNKFMQPLLARKNELDKLRKEVKEQWQREQKKMHEADSALKKARLLQAQRQEEYEKAKVSTSRLEEEQTGGGGGAAAAKQLDKRRRLEEEALQKAEEAREHCKACQVDVGVKRVDLANTKSEIITQIREMVSQCDLTLKAVTVNWFQLQQAQVVSLPVNHQILCENAKLYEPGQRYIDFVRSLPADGPRLESHSFDSPVTQNAGMLFNKRSLSGSHSSHSNLSQASVTSDLLGGDDADSPINAQHPKIAERRSNGSSDIQALRIQGPFRPWASASQGGGMCSDSESAGGSSESRSMDSPTASPGDFKRRLPRTPSTGTMSSADDLDEREPPSPSDNGLNDIVIETASSPGPFRNTQMSRAAQTHKLRKLRAPSKCRECDSLVVFHGAECEECSLACHKKCLETLAIQCGHKKLQGKLHLFGIDFIQAAKNSQDGIPFIIRKCTSEIENRALNIKGIYRVNGAKSRVEKLCQAFENGKDLVELSDLYPHDISNVLKLYLRQLPEPLILFRYYNDFIGLAKESQSIIVEELEALRLSPTPVTPAQVSVDLNRVLFKIKDLLRHLPPAHYKTLQFLIEHLHRVTEQSDENKMTASNLGIIFGPTLIKPRQADAEVSLSSLVDYPYQALIVELLIRHYQMVFDTPLSPLSGTSPTDMDAQPRPDSRFTQQEKEQQLSRHSKSLGDIKETSSKVYKRHSSIIPSSHLLAEVEETMPGLDGSGFEPADEVDSETLNGVLSSSVPEVPKAGERGLCRSQHVTVARVQLRHPRNKLSSRPVSMPAERIHSQGQIDENNTRNSADQDDRKGGSCDQSIEEVDETENTKLRAGTHYRSTFIDTQTLRRTWDKQYKHDAASRTVRIMASSTTESPATDANNLSVSVPSSASFGSTGSTISTIYPNRPYTVAVRPSRTLRREDNVTKYNPIATVFRAPRTLQPPPGTFYKPPSGSKAKVLQNCVSAHSAEEEDDDDDEEEEEEEEEELGLEIEVSVDEPLEEDIEVEHAAMSQSPSSSPEEMGQNQAKPVYQRLRPRRLQEVEHREAHFV from the exons ATGCTTGCTGCCATGCTGCGCCAGAGCACTGGTGGAGGGTCAGGAGgatcaggaggaggtggaggaggcggcGGTGGTGGAAGCAGTGGAACTAAACTCTCCTTGGGTATCTCTCGACTCTCCAGCTCCAGTTTGGGTTCATCAGGTTCTGCAAGGGCCGCAAAGAGTGGTTCTGTGAGCTCAGACAATGCAGATGTGCCCGCTTCAGATCCACACTACATCATGCAGCTGGTCAGCGATGTGCGCAAGTTTGCTGATGTGCTTCTGCAGCTCAAAGAGGTGTTCAACTCCAAAG AGCACCAGGACTGCCTCCATCATGCGGTCCACGAGCGACTCGGCGAGTTGCTGCGAGTCCTGAAGGCCATTATCAGCAAACACCAGAGCCTCAACTCAGTGGACATCCTCAGTACAGCTGGAACTGTGATCGCCACGGTCAAAG GAGTGAACTTTAAGGAGGTGAACGAAGAGAACAAACAGAAGCTTTTCGGAGAGATCTACACTGCTATTGACACATTGGCATTCACATTTGGCAATGT AGTGTCTGACTTCCTTATGGGAGATGTAGAGAATGGATCAGTGTTGGGGCTCCCCCTGACTAAAAGAAGCCGg tcTTTTGAGAACCTCTCTGTGGAATCTGGAGGATCCGGTCCTGAGAAAGATGATCCGCCGCCAG GGCCATCTCCACCAGTCCGGGCCGAAGAGGTGGACAGGACGCTGCAGCGGCAGGACAGCGGTGTGGAGTCGGCGCTACTCTATGCTAAGGCGTGGTCCAAGTACACCAAAGAGCTGCTGGCATGGGTGGAGAAGCGCCTCAGCATGG ATATTGAGTGCGCCAAAAGTTATGCCAAAATGGCTGAAACTGCCAAGTCGCTTGCAAGTCAGCAG GAGTTCATGCCTTTCCGTGAGATCTACATGACAGCTTTCAAACATGACATTGAATACAGCCAGCTGGTACTTCACACTGCAGCCGTACTCCAAAGCAACAAATTTATGCAG cCTCTGCTGGCCAGAAAGAATGAGTTGGACAAACTGCGAAAAGAGGTCAAGGAGCAGTGGCAAAGAGAGCAAAAGAAAATG CACGAAGCGGACAGCGCTCTGAAGAAGGCTCGGCTGCTGCAGGCTCAGCGGCAGGAGGAGTATGAGAAGGCCAAGGTATCCACCAGCCgtctggaggaggagcagacaggaggaggagggggagcagcAGCGGCCAAACAATTAGACAAGAGGcgcaggctggaggaggaggccctGCAGAAG GCTGAGGAGGCCAGGGAGCACTGCAAAGCTTGTCAAGTGGATGTCGGGGTGAAGAGAGTCGATCTGGCCAACACCAAGAGTGAAATTATCACTCAGATCAGGGAGATGGTCTCCCAGTGTGACCTCACCCTCAAGGCT GTGACCGTCAACTGGTTTCAGCTCCAGCAGGCCCAGgttgtgtctctgcctgtaaaTCACCAGATTCTGTGTGAAAACGCCAAACTGTACGAGCCCGGCCAGCGCTACATCGACTTTGTCAGGAGCTTGCCTGCTGATGGACCACGCCTGGAGTCTCACTCGTTCGATTCGCCTGTCACACAAAACGCAGG GATGCTTTTTAACAAGCGCTCACTAAGCGGCAGCCACTCCTCCCACAGTAACCTGTCACAGGcatctgtgacctctgacctcctcggGGGAGACGATGCAGACAGTCCCATCAATGCCCAGCACCCCAAGATTGCAGAAAGACGCTCCAATGGTAGCAGTGACATCCAAG CACTTCGGATTCAGGGCCCGTTTCGTCCATGGGCCTCTGCCAGTCAGGGTGGAGGGATGTGCAGTGACTCAGAAAGTGCTGGAGGGAGCAGCGAGTCCCGGTCCATGGACTCCCCCACTGCAAGCCCAG GAGACTTCAAGAGAAGATTACCCAGAACCCCCTCCACTGGCACCATGTCGTCTGCTGATGACCTGGATGAGAGAGagcctccctccccctctgatAATG GTTTAAATGACATTGTGATTGAGACAGCCAGCTCCCCAGGACCCTTCAGAAACACTCAGATGTCCAGAGCAGCTCAAACCCACAAGCTAAGGAAGCTTCGAGCTCCCTCCAAGTGCCGCGAGTGCGATAGCCTGGTGGTGTTTCACGGAGCAGAGTGTGAGGAG TGTTCACTGGCCTGTCATAAGAAGTGCCTGGAAACCCTGGCCATCCAGTGTGGCCATAAGAAGCTCCAGGGCAAGCTCCACCTGTTTGGCATTGACTTCATTCAGGCAGCTAAGAACAGCCAGGACGGCATACCGTTCATCATAAGGAAGTGCACATCAGAAATCGAGAACAGAGCGCTCAACATCAAG GGAATCTACCGCGTGAATGGTGCCAAGTCTCGGGTAGAGAAGCTGTGCCAGGCATTTGAGAATGGGAAGGACCTGGTGGAGCTCTCAGATCTTTATCCTCACGACATTAGCAACGTACTCAAGCTCTACCTGAGACAG CTTCCAGAGCCGCTCATCCTGTTCCGTTATTATAACGACTTCATTGGTCTGGCCAAGGAAAGCCAGAGTATCATTGTGGAGGAATTAGAGGCGCTGCGGCTCAGTCCCACCCCTGTGACCCCTGCCCAAGTCAGCGTGGATCTGAACCGAGTTCTATTCAAGATCAAAGATCTGCTTAGACATCTGCCACCAGCTCATTATAagacactgcagttcctcatagAGCATCTTCACCG GGTGACAGAACAATCAGACGAGAACAAGATGACAGCCAGCAATCTGGGTATCATCTTTGGTCCAACACTGATCAAGCCAAGGCAGGCAGATGCTGAGGTTTCCCTTTCGTCTCTAGTGGACTACCCCTATCAGGCACTCATTGTGGAGCTCCTGATCAGACACTACCAGATGGTCTTTGACACCCCCCTCAGTCCTCTGAGTGGCACCTCACCAACAGATATGGATGCACAACCCCGTCCTGATTCCCGCTTTACCCAAcaggagaaggagcagcagctgagcaggCACTCAAAGTCACTGGGTGACATTAAGGAG ACGAGCTCTAAGGTTTATAAGAGACATTCCTCCATAATTCCTTCTTCGCACTTATTGGCTGAGGTTGAGGAGACCATGCCGGGCCTCGATGGAAGTGGCTTTGAACCTG CTGATGAAGTCGATTCAGAGACCCTCAATGGAGTTTTGTCATCAAGTGTCCCCGAGGTTCCGAAAGCTGGAGAAAGAGGCCTTTGTCGATCTCAGCACGTCACGGTTGCCAGAGTCCAGCTTCGCCACCCTCGTAACAAACTCTCCTCCCGGCCAGTTAGCATGCCAGCCGAAAGGATACACAGCCAAGGCCAAATAGACGAGAACAACACCAGGAACAGCGCTGACCAAGATGACAGGAAGGGAGGCAGTTGTGATCAGTCCATCGAAGAGGTGGATGAGACTGAGAATACTAAATTGCGAGCGGGCACGCATTACCGGAGTACATTTATTGACACCCAGACGTTACGGAGAACTTGGGACAAACAGTACAAGCATGATGCTGCTTCCAGAACTGTCAGAATTATGGCCAGTTCGACCACAGAGAGTCCAGCAACAGATGCCAACAACTTATCGGTCTCTGTGCCATCATCCGCCTCCTTTGGAAGTACAGGGAGCACCATCAGCACCATCTACCCCAACAGACCTTACACAGTCGCAGTGCGGCCAAGCAGGACTTTAAGAAGGGAGGACAATGTAACCAAGTACAACCCCATTGCAACCGTTTTTAGGGCACCCAGGACTCTTCAGCCTCCCCCTGGAACCTTCTACAAACCCCCTTCAGGGAGCAAAGCTAAAGTGCTGCAGAACTGTGTGTCGGCTCACagtgctgaggaggaagatgacgACGAtgacgaggaagaggaagaggaggaggaggaggaactggGGCTTGAAATAGAGGTGTCTGTAGATGAGCCCC
- the LOC114453574 gene encoding sialic acid-binding Ig-like lectin 7, whose amino-acid sequence MGLLVLTSQRLNREVFYCSAADQLKSCERTIMAALCVNLLTVNMFLSAFFLPGDLADCPDKSKLFITAPKKMEALSGSCLHIPCNFTAEPGEEKFDSTRPTFGVWFKNYVTFAKGQDNAVYSSSGTDNKYPMNIIGNLRQKNCSTLFSNLTTSHTDTYFFRVENWPYRATASCDNLQITVKDSPWSPSIHISAGDLKEKQSVSITCSALTPCPHSPPQLTWNLHPDSHSETEENTDGTFTTKLQQNITLSHTHDGYNISCSATYPVNGGRNKTAETQQTLSVSYAPKDTSASISPSGLLSAGIWVNLTCSSRAKPPISSFTWFKNTKDGPKKVHEGHMYSLEMTNMADIEPHYCVATNALGDQTSSWVNFSVSDSFQHTAAVVAVIVVVALVCLALCVWRFKKCQSEPETLSQTAAQLPLQTPAAGTQDEIHYGDISISSRRPGPSSVSVQDSGQQQDTVYAQVKVNSCTQPGDAEELYAQVKK is encoded by the exons ATGGGTCTGTTGGTTTTAACCTCACAACGACTAAACAGAgaagtgttttattgttctgctgctgatcaACTGAAATCCTGTGAGAGGACCATCATggcagccctgtgtgtgaacctgctgacAGTCAACATGTTTCTGAGCGCCTTCTTTCTTCCAG GTGATTTGGCTGATTGTCCTGACAAGTCAAAACTCTTCATCACTGCACCGAAGAAGATGGAAGCACTGAGTGGATCCTGTTTGCACATCCCATGTAACTTTACAGCTGAACCAGGAGAAGAAAAGTTCGACAGCACAAGACCAACATTTGGGGTGTGGTTTAAAAATTATGTCACTTTTGCTAAGGGTCAAGATAATGCTGTCTACAGCAGCAGTGGAACAGATAACAAATATCCAATGAACATTATTGGAAATCTGAGACAGAAAAACTGCTCCACTCTGTTTTCTAATTTAACCACAAgtcatacagacacatactTCTTCAGAGTTGAGAACTGGCCATACAGAGCAACAGCTTCCTGTGATAATCTTCAAATAACAGTTAAAG ATTCTCCTTGGAGTCCCAGCATTCATATCTCAGCTGgtgatctgaaggagaagcagtcTGTCTCTATAACCTGCTCAGCTCTCACTCCCTGTCCACACTCCCCTCCTCAACTCACCTGGAATCTCCACCCAGACtctcacagtgaaacagaggagaacacagatggaacctttacaactaaactgcagcagaacatcactctgtcacacacacatgatggatacaacatcagctgctctgccacatatcctgtgaatggaggacgaaacaagacagcagagacacagcagactctcagtgtttcat ATGCTCCTAAAGACACCTCAGcatccatcagtccatcagGTTTGCTGTCAGCAGGTATCTGGGTGAACCTgacctgctccagcagagccaagcctcccatcagcagcttcacctggttCAAGAACACCAAAGATGGACCCAAGAAAGTCCATGAAGGACACATGTACAGCCTGGAAATGACCAACATGGCAGACATAGAGCCTCATTACTGTGTGGCTACAAATGCTCTTGGTGATCAGACGTCTTCATGGGTTAATTTCAGTGTTTCAG acagttttcaacacacagctgcagttgttGCAGTGATCGTTGTCGTTGCTCTCGTCTGTCTGGCTCTCTGTGTTTG GAGGTTTAAGAAATGTCAAAGTGAACCAGAGACACTG AGTCAAACGGCTGCACAGCTTCCTCTTCAAacaccagcagctggaacacagGATGAAATCCACTATGGAGACATCAGCATCTCCAGTCGGAGACCTGGACCGTCCTCTGTCTCAGTGCAGGACagtggacagcagcaggacacagtgTACGCACAGGTCAAAGTcaacagctgcacacagcctGGTGATGCAGAAGAACTCTATGCTCAAGTGAAGAAATAA
- the arhgap29a gene encoding rho GTPase-activating protein 29 isoform X2, translating into MGDVENGSVLGLPLTKRSRSFENLSVESGGSGPEKDDPPPGPSPPVRAEEVDRTLQRQDSGVESALLYAKAWSKYTKELLAWVEKRLSMDIECAKSYAKMAETAKSLASQQEFMPFREIYMTAFKHDIEYSQLVLHTAAVLQSNKFMQPLLARKNELDKLRKEVKEQWQREQKKMHEADSALKKARLLQAQRQEEYEKAKVSTSRLEEEQTGGGGGAAAAKQLDKRRRLEEEALQKAEEAREHCKACQVDVGVKRVDLANTKSEIITQIREMVSQCDLTLKAVTVNWFQLQQAQVVSLPVNHQILCENAKLYEPGQRYIDFVRSLPADGPRLESHSFDSPVTQNAGMLFNKRSLSGSHSSHSNLSQASVTSDLLGGDDADSPINAQHPKIAERRSNGSSDIQALRIQGPFRPWASASQGGGMCSDSESAGGSSESRSMDSPTASPGDFKRRLPRTPSTGTMSSADDLDEREPPSPSDNGLNDIVIETASSPGPFRNTQMSRAAQTHKLRKLRAPSKCRECDSLVVFHGAECEECSLACHKKCLETLAIQCGHKKLQGKLHLFGIDFIQAAKNSQDGIPFIIRKCTSEIENRALNIKGIYRVNGAKSRVEKLCQAFENGKDLVELSDLYPHDISNVLKLYLRQLPEPLILFRYYNDFIGLAKESQSIIVEELEALRLSPTPVTPAQVSVDLNRVLFKIKDLLRHLPPAHYKTLQFLIEHLHRVTEQSDENKMTASNLGIIFGPTLIKPRQADAEVSLSSLVDYPYQALIVELLIRHYQMVFDTPLSPLSGTSPTDMDAQPRPDSRFTQQEKEQQLSRHSKSLGDIKETSSKVYKRHSSIIPSSHLLAEVEETMPGLDGSGFEPADEVDSETLNGVLSSSVPEVPKAGERGLCRSQHVTVARVQLRHPRNKLSSRPVSMPAERIHSQGQIDENNTRNSADQDDRKGGSCDQSIEEVDETENTKLRAGTHYRSTFIDTQTLRRTWDKQYKHDAASRTVRIMASSTTESPATDANNLSVSVPSSASFGSTGSTISTIYPNRPYTVAVRPSRTLRREDNVTKYNPIATVFRAPRTLQPPPGTFYKPPSGSKAKVLQNCVSAHSAEEEDDDDDEEEEEEEEEELGLEIEVSVDEPLEEDIEVEHAAMSQSPSSSPEEMGQNQAKPVYQRLRPRRLQEVEHREAHFV; encoded by the exons ATGGGAGATGTAGAGAATGGATCAGTGTTGGGGCTCCCCCTGACTAAAAGAAGCCGg tcTTTTGAGAACCTCTCTGTGGAATCTGGAGGATCCGGTCCTGAGAAAGATGATCCGCCGCCAG GGCCATCTCCACCAGTCCGGGCCGAAGAGGTGGACAGGACGCTGCAGCGGCAGGACAGCGGTGTGGAGTCGGCGCTACTCTATGCTAAGGCGTGGTCCAAGTACACCAAAGAGCTGCTGGCATGGGTGGAGAAGCGCCTCAGCATGG ATATTGAGTGCGCCAAAAGTTATGCCAAAATGGCTGAAACTGCCAAGTCGCTTGCAAGTCAGCAG GAGTTCATGCCTTTCCGTGAGATCTACATGACAGCTTTCAAACATGACATTGAATACAGCCAGCTGGTACTTCACACTGCAGCCGTACTCCAAAGCAACAAATTTATGCAG cCTCTGCTGGCCAGAAAGAATGAGTTGGACAAACTGCGAAAAGAGGTCAAGGAGCAGTGGCAAAGAGAGCAAAAGAAAATG CACGAAGCGGACAGCGCTCTGAAGAAGGCTCGGCTGCTGCAGGCTCAGCGGCAGGAGGAGTATGAGAAGGCCAAGGTATCCACCAGCCgtctggaggaggagcagacaggaggaggagggggagcagcAGCGGCCAAACAATTAGACAAGAGGcgcaggctggaggaggaggccctGCAGAAG GCTGAGGAGGCCAGGGAGCACTGCAAAGCTTGTCAAGTGGATGTCGGGGTGAAGAGAGTCGATCTGGCCAACACCAAGAGTGAAATTATCACTCAGATCAGGGAGATGGTCTCCCAGTGTGACCTCACCCTCAAGGCT GTGACCGTCAACTGGTTTCAGCTCCAGCAGGCCCAGgttgtgtctctgcctgtaaaTCACCAGATTCTGTGTGAAAACGCCAAACTGTACGAGCCCGGCCAGCGCTACATCGACTTTGTCAGGAGCTTGCCTGCTGATGGACCACGCCTGGAGTCTCACTCGTTCGATTCGCCTGTCACACAAAACGCAGG GATGCTTTTTAACAAGCGCTCACTAAGCGGCAGCCACTCCTCCCACAGTAACCTGTCACAGGcatctgtgacctctgacctcctcggGGGAGACGATGCAGACAGTCCCATCAATGCCCAGCACCCCAAGATTGCAGAAAGACGCTCCAATGGTAGCAGTGACATCCAAG CACTTCGGATTCAGGGCCCGTTTCGTCCATGGGCCTCTGCCAGTCAGGGTGGAGGGATGTGCAGTGACTCAGAAAGTGCTGGAGGGAGCAGCGAGTCCCGGTCCATGGACTCCCCCACTGCAAGCCCAG GAGACTTCAAGAGAAGATTACCCAGAACCCCCTCCACTGGCACCATGTCGTCTGCTGATGACCTGGATGAGAGAGagcctccctccccctctgatAATG GTTTAAATGACATTGTGATTGAGACAGCCAGCTCCCCAGGACCCTTCAGAAACACTCAGATGTCCAGAGCAGCTCAAACCCACAAGCTAAGGAAGCTTCGAGCTCCCTCCAAGTGCCGCGAGTGCGATAGCCTGGTGGTGTTTCACGGAGCAGAGTGTGAGGAG TGTTCACTGGCCTGTCATAAGAAGTGCCTGGAAACCCTGGCCATCCAGTGTGGCCATAAGAAGCTCCAGGGCAAGCTCCACCTGTTTGGCATTGACTTCATTCAGGCAGCTAAGAACAGCCAGGACGGCATACCGTTCATCATAAGGAAGTGCACATCAGAAATCGAGAACAGAGCGCTCAACATCAAG GGAATCTACCGCGTGAATGGTGCCAAGTCTCGGGTAGAGAAGCTGTGCCAGGCATTTGAGAATGGGAAGGACCTGGTGGAGCTCTCAGATCTTTATCCTCACGACATTAGCAACGTACTCAAGCTCTACCTGAGACAG CTTCCAGAGCCGCTCATCCTGTTCCGTTATTATAACGACTTCATTGGTCTGGCCAAGGAAAGCCAGAGTATCATTGTGGAGGAATTAGAGGCGCTGCGGCTCAGTCCCACCCCTGTGACCCCTGCCCAAGTCAGCGTGGATCTGAACCGAGTTCTATTCAAGATCAAAGATCTGCTTAGACATCTGCCACCAGCTCATTATAagacactgcagttcctcatagAGCATCTTCACCG GGTGACAGAACAATCAGACGAGAACAAGATGACAGCCAGCAATCTGGGTATCATCTTTGGTCCAACACTGATCAAGCCAAGGCAGGCAGATGCTGAGGTTTCCCTTTCGTCTCTAGTGGACTACCCCTATCAGGCACTCATTGTGGAGCTCCTGATCAGACACTACCAGATGGTCTTTGACACCCCCCTCAGTCCTCTGAGTGGCACCTCACCAACAGATATGGATGCACAACCCCGTCCTGATTCCCGCTTTACCCAAcaggagaaggagcagcagctgagcaggCACTCAAAGTCACTGGGTGACATTAAGGAG ACGAGCTCTAAGGTTTATAAGAGACATTCCTCCATAATTCCTTCTTCGCACTTATTGGCTGAGGTTGAGGAGACCATGCCGGGCCTCGATGGAAGTGGCTTTGAACCTG CTGATGAAGTCGATTCAGAGACCCTCAATGGAGTTTTGTCATCAAGTGTCCCCGAGGTTCCGAAAGCTGGAGAAAGAGGCCTTTGTCGATCTCAGCACGTCACGGTTGCCAGAGTCCAGCTTCGCCACCCTCGTAACAAACTCTCCTCCCGGCCAGTTAGCATGCCAGCCGAAAGGATACACAGCCAAGGCCAAATAGACGAGAACAACACCAGGAACAGCGCTGACCAAGATGACAGGAAGGGAGGCAGTTGTGATCAGTCCATCGAAGAGGTGGATGAGACTGAGAATACTAAATTGCGAGCGGGCACGCATTACCGGAGTACATTTATTGACACCCAGACGTTACGGAGAACTTGGGACAAACAGTACAAGCATGATGCTGCTTCCAGAACTGTCAGAATTATGGCCAGTTCGACCACAGAGAGTCCAGCAACAGATGCCAACAACTTATCGGTCTCTGTGCCATCATCCGCCTCCTTTGGAAGTACAGGGAGCACCATCAGCACCATCTACCCCAACAGACCTTACACAGTCGCAGTGCGGCCAAGCAGGACTTTAAGAAGGGAGGACAATGTAACCAAGTACAACCCCATTGCAACCGTTTTTAGGGCACCCAGGACTCTTCAGCCTCCCCCTGGAACCTTCTACAAACCCCCTTCAGGGAGCAAAGCTAAAGTGCTGCAGAACTGTGTGTCGGCTCACagtgctgaggaggaagatgacgACGAtgacgaggaagaggaagaggaggaggaggaggaactggGGCTTGAAATAGAGGTGTCTGTAGATGAGCCCC